Part of the Phragmites australis chromosome 23, lpPhrAust1.1, whole genome shotgun sequence genome is shown below.
ATGCTTCCGTTGTTCTACTTAATCACCCATGGCCTGCAATCCAATTAGAGATTAACAGCACATAACAAACTGTCGCTTGGATTGGCATCTGGTGGCTATAAATACTAGCTAGCTCTGCCCCTACCAGCCAAGCCTCACTTCCATCACCAACCACAACCCTGCACATTGCAAGCTTGCAACTACTTCAGAGAGAGCTGCCGTTGTTCGCCACTGTGTTTCTCGTTCCCAGAGAGGGGAAGAGAAAATAGAGAGATGGAGATGTACATGGATGACAAGAGCAAGCTGCTGTTCAAGAAGTGCAGCCGGAggtcagcggcggcggccggcgaggggAGCCCGGCAGGCCTCAAGGGCCGGGTGTCGTCGAGGGGCCAGGCCCGGTCGGTGCCTGGCCGGCTGGCGAGCCTGGTGAAGGAGCAGAGGGCCAGGTTCTACATCATGCGCCGGTGCGTCACCATGCTGGTGTGCTGGAGGGACTAGTTCGTTAACCCTCTAGAGCCATGGACCCATCAGGTGCCTGTGATTGGGCCCCAAATTGGGTATAGTGATTGTTCTTCTTGGGAGAGAAAGATCGGAGATGCGCCTGTTCTGCGGTCATCCTGTTGTTGATAGTGTTCATATTGTGTCAGAAAATT
Proteins encoded:
- the LOC133906520 gene encoding small polypeptide DEVIL 19-like, with product MEMYMDDKSKLLFKKCSRRSAAAAGEGSPAGLKGRVSSRGQARSVPGRLASLVKEQRARFYIMRRCVTMLVCWRD